GTCTTTCAAACTCCTCTCCACATGGGACTGTGAGGTCCGAGGGGCCGGGTGtgagagaggagacaggaagggTAGGGCGTGAGGTCAGAGGGGCCAGGTGAGAGTGACGGGAGGGGCGAGGCAAACAGGCACTCACTTTCTGCAGGcactctgtcttctccttcttcttgtTTCGGCACTTGGCGGCTGCAATCTTATTTCTTTCCCGTCGcctctttttcctttcatcttcttCAGGGGCTACCTGTAAAATTCAAGAGGCACAAGCTTAAAGGGAAGCCAGAAATTCAACCCACCTCAAATACACTGCCTTTTATTTCCGGCTAAAACTGACAAACCAGGACAGCCTTGAAGAATCTAGAAGTAAAGCTCTAGACTTTTGCACGAAACCTTAACACACCTGCACATactcacacatgcatgcacacacacacactcacacttaaGAATGAATAACGGAAATCAAAGAACTGTTAAAACTATATTGGCAATACTGGTAAACtaaaattttacctttaaaaagcatttatttggattttaaaataggGGTTTGATACTCAAAGTGATAACTACTGGTAATAACTGTAATCAACTAGAGCAAGAAACAGATTTTGTTCAGTAAGTATGGCCTTTCCTCTAGAATGACCTCAGGAGCATCACCTCGCCACTCACTCCCCTGCCTCTCTTATTCATATTCTATCCATTGCCATCATCACCTGGAGCATCATCATAGCACCTCCTTCCTAAATTCAGAGGAAGCCCACGCAACTCCTAGAGAACAGGGACCCAAGCCTATTCCTCAATCAAAGAGGCATCATCAGCCCATGGCTTGGTGCCACCTGTGGGTGGAGAACTAGAACCATCCATTGACTCATCCAACAAGTATTGATGATATTGATCTCTCCCTCTGAGCCCCACCCTGAGTCAGCCCTGGGATCCTCGGAGATCCGGCCTGGGTCTGGCTTTAGGATCTGGTCATCCATGGACGATCACTCTGACTTTATCTGAGGACTGATGGGGAATCAGCAAGTCCAGTTGCTGGACTGACTCAGAGACTGGAGTCCAGCTGGAGTGAACTCACACAGGGCAGAGTGGGTGACGGTTTAGGCCACTAATGTCAGGCCTCCATGTCACTTGTCACTGCTCCAGACAGCTGGAAAGGGCATGGGAGCCCCACCTCAAACGGAAGAGATCTTGGACCACCATGATCACCTCATATCTGACTCTGGGTTAGATGACACTGACTTAGCTTAGGCTGAGACGAAGGCTTCAGAACATAGGGAAACCAAGCCCAAGGGGGAAACACAATGAGAGGCACTTCTACCCTTTATGTCTTAGATCCTAGAACCACAGGCAGATGCTGGGTTTAGACTAAACTGCCTGTGAATCTCAGCTCCACCACCTATCAGGTATGAGCCCTTGTGCAAATTATTACGCtcttctgagtttcagtttcctcacttgtaaaatgggatCAATCATcttacctacctcatagggttgtgatGAGGGTCAAATTAATGTCAATAAAGTCCCCTGCATAAGGTTTAACTTATGGTCAGTGGTATGGAAGGCTTCAGTTATCATCAGTAACTTCATCACAGATTTCTTCATCAAGAAATCAGCAACTCTAGTGTTTCCTTTGCAACTAGCTCTGCAGATATTTTTGTAGAGGAAGGATTCAAAGTTTTCTCATAAGAGGAAGTACTTGAAAGTAGAGCAAATCTCAAGAGTCACACACTGTCAGGCACGGAGAAGCCTTTCTAAGGGCCATGTAGTTCAAccccttcactttttaaaaagaatgtatttattaatttatttttggatgtgctgggtctttgttgctgcaggtgggctttctctagttgcagagagcaggggttaCTGTTTGTTGCAGTGTGTAGgctactcttgttgcagagcaggggctccaggCACTCAGCTTACGAGTCTAGTTGCTCCacgacatgtgggatcctcccaggccagggatcgaactcgtgtcccctgcattggcaggtgacttcctaaccactagaccaccaggcaagtcccaatcCCCTCACTTTATGGACATGGAACTAAGGCAAAGAGTGGCCAAGAGTATTGTGCTCAAGGAGGACCAGGAGTCACCAGCTCATGGCGACCAGACTAGCAGGCTGCAAAACCGGATGTAAACCCAGGCGTGTGTCTCCTTATCCCACACCCTCTCTGGGTCACAGCTGTCTCGTCACCCCAGGCTGCCTTCGCAGAGGGGGCCGAGACCTGGGGAGGAGGCTCGCACTGCCCAGACACAAAGGATGCCCACAGGGTTGTGAATTACAGTCACCACTAAGGAGACCAGACCACTCAATTAGACCATTAGGTGCATCCTCTTCCCTATAGAAAAGTCTACTTGTTAAACTGATCAAAGATCAGAAGATCACTGGATGAACACAGAAGCAGAGTGGATGAGTGGCTTTAAGGAATGTTTCCATGAAGCAAGAGGCCTGCTTCTTCCTCAGAAGAGCCCTCCACACATCCTTCTGAAATGCTTTCCTTCTTTCCATGGGCCCCACTACTTCCAGGCTATCCTGTTATCTCAaggtatttttctaaattaattttttgttggagtatagctgcttctgttatttcaagatatttaattagaaaaaaattgtttttaaattttttccttgagGGTCCCATGTTTCACCGTACACTGTCCAGTGTTGGACTGGGCACCAATGACTTCCTCTGACATTAATTAGGGTACAGCCAATGTCCCTAATGATGTCTTATGAATACAGCATCATATAGCATCATCCTGCCTACCATTCACTGGATGCTAACTCTCAGCCAGGCCCTCTGTTAGACTCTTAACAAATGCCATCTTATTTAACCCCTTGGATCATTTCTACGGAAGACATTATTACCCCTTCCACCCTCCTTTTTAGAATCATAAAAGACCCCCCCTCCCCAACTTCCTTTTGAGCTCAGTTCTTTTCTGGCTAAGTCTACTACCTCTTGCCCAAAGGCAGTGATCATGCCAGATAAGTGAGTCAGAAACACTCCTATCTTGCATCCAGCAGGGCAAGGCCAACAGAGCAGTGGAGAACTCAGCTCTGAAGTCCTTGAGAGCCCCCCAGCATCGCCAGCAACCACCTCTCAAACTTCTCAGCATGCCTATTACTCCAGGCATCTTATAAAAGGTTGCCAAGTGGAGAACTGCACAGGTGCCAGAGACAGAAGTGAACGTTGGTCAGAATCTGTACCAAGGCAGTGAGCATGGCTGGCTGGTCCTTGTTCCACAGTCTGGGTTCTTACGGTGTTGAAAACCATCACCGCACTCTCTGCTTCTTCAGAACAACTGGGCACAGAAGGTAATCTCGTACGGATTCATGGCTTTCCATACCCTCCACACTCTGGTGGCTTCCAACACTATCTCTATCCCTGACTCTCCTCTAAACTCCAGACCCAATATCCAACCGTGACCCCCTGCCTACAGCATGCCTGGCACAGGCGAGCTGTGCAACAAGTAAGCACAGGAAGAACGGCCGCCGCTGGGAGGACCCACCTCGGCTTTGGTGACTGACATCTCGAGGGGCCTGCCGCTGACGGTGACGGAGTCCAGCGCCGAGGACATCCGGTGGCAGAGGTGCTTGTTCTGGATGGCGAACCTCAGCTCTTCCTTGACAAAGGGTGTCAGGTTAGCAAAATCCTCAAACACCAGTGACCCAGGAGGGGACAGGCAGGGGACGATGGCAGAGGCACTGACTTCCGAGGCAGAGACCTGGCCTGGGTGTTGAAGCATCATTTTGCTGAAAAGACACATGGAAACCCAAACTACTTCAGGGATCTGGGGGCTCAGGATCAAGTCCCCCCACTCTCACCCCCGCACCTGAGACCTCCAATACCCAagtcccacctccccacctccagaGGAAGATCCCATCAGCCCTCGGGcttctgctttgttttcattttgtgccATCCTGTCTTAAGTAAAACAGGTTCTTAAAAAACCCAGCTCAGTGATGTGGATAAAATGCTTGGTTGAAGTTTATAAAGGGTGGTGTTTCAGGCTATTCTGAATTCACAGGAGCTATTAGCGTTGGCTGGTGTGCATATATGCAAATATAGCCTCAAACAGTCCTGAAAGAggaagagcattaaaaaaaaaaatcagagactcTTATGTAACCCCATCTGCAGTCTCTTTTATAAAAGAAACTCGGAGGGTATCTGAAACCAAGTAGAATCTATCTGTGAGTGGTAAGTAAAAGCAAGGAGTGGGGACCCTTGAGTTTAGGAAATCTATCTTGGAAGCCTCTCCCTTGGGAAGTCGGATCTGAGTCAGTCAGAGTAAGGACAGTCACGGTCGCAGGTGGGTTTCTTCACCCTAGTTTAAGAGGAACTGGGTGTGGGAATTCAGGTCACCCCTCAAGGTTAAGGTTGGTGAAGCAAAAGACCTCAGAGTAAAGAAAAGTGAGGCGTGCagaatgtggattttttttttgaggaagtaTTCACCCCTGTGATGGTTGGAGGGGCGTGGACtggggacacaggaggctggGACTGGACCTGGCATTAGGGAGAGGTGTGAGACCTGAGCTCAGCCTCCATCTGACAATCATCAGGGAGCTCCTGCCGCACCAGCGCAGAGTCCCGCTGTGGATCTTTCCAGAACCTGACCCTGGCTCTGGCTGCTCCCAATGCCTGCCGATCGCTGGAGACCATCTGATTGAATATATGAAATTGGTGAGAGGCGGTCAAATCAAATGGCCTCTGAGGTCCCATCTATCTCCATCATTCTACAGCCCAGGGAGCCCCAAGGGAAAAGGTGCGGGGAGTGGGCAGAAATAATAATGGTTCCACGGTTCCAGTTTGGAACAGCCCTCTGTAAATCTCTCCCTGCCCTATACTCCCTCCAGGAGTGACCAAGCCCCTCATCCCTGCAGTCACTTCTCCAGGGGCAATGAATGTGGGAACTGTCAGGGTGGGCGGTCCTCTTGGAGTACCCCTCTCTGTGTGGGAAGCTGCGCTCAGTAGCTACATCCCACCAGACGAGAAGCCCTTTGGCAAGCTGCTAACGTTTCACAAGTGCCTCCCTCATACCAGAAACCTCACTTCACCTTCATGAGAACCCACTTAGGTCCCAGTCCCACTGCAGAGATGAGGGGACTAACATTTAGACAAGCTAAATAATTTggccaaagtcacagagctagtaGGCGGCAGCGTCAGGATTTAGAATGAAGTCTGACTCCGAGACTCATGCCCCCACTTTACAGAATATAGAATATGATTCTCTACGttacaaaagcaaataaaaagccAGAGCACAGTTTTCTTGGTGGTTAGGagcaggtgtggggagggggtgagggcCCTGGAGCTGAAGGGACAGACAAGGAGACGAAACAAAGGGCTATGGAAAGCTTGAGATGAGTTGCTGAGCTTTCTCTGCCTGGGTGCACACCCGGGCTGCCCCCACATTCAGGGAGTATGTGTTAGGGCATCTTTTATCCACAAAATTCCCAGACTGGGGTCAGAATGTCAAGACTAGAggcccatttcctcctctgtcatcaTCATACCTCCCAGAGCCTTCTCTCTCCCCTGCGAGAAAGAAGGCTAATAACAATCACCCTGTTTTCCCAGAGAATTGAGCAAGGCGTTGACGAAAGAATGCCTGAATATGCCCTGGAAAAACATACTACAACTAGGAAATATGTTATCACCGGGCCTCCCAGGGATCTTGCCAGCCCAGGGCTGACTCTGAGGGGGTCCAGGTAGACGGGTGGCTCGTCACTCTCTCTGATCTCAAACACTTAATGAATAGAACGCTCTGACCTCTACATCCCCCAGTGGATCCAAGATCCACTGATGGAGGCAAGAATTCCAGGTCAACAAACACCACCATTGCCGACTATTCAAAGAAACCCAGGAAATGTATGAATTGACTAATTCTCTCCCCAAAGCCATATGTCATGAATCAGAACTGATGCTTACCTATCAATTTAATCCCATAATCTTAGGATGTTGGGAGGAGACTTTTCTGGCAGGTGTTAAACTCTCTGAGAAGCCAGCTTTCCAAAGCCAGAAAGACTTAAGAGCCTCCCAGGCATTTGTGTTTTCCCTACCTTTCCAACTTTATTAAAAGCCCAATAGTTCAGGAATGGAATTCAGAGCTACCACTGGGCTGGCCTTTGTCTGGAGGACTGCACGGCTGGCACAGAGGCAGTTTGAATTCCACTGCAGTTGAATGTAGTTCCATTTCACCTCCCAAGTTTATTAATGAGCTTTCAGGGCTTGGCATCTgctctttgggatttttttctccccttcttaGTGTAAAGTCAGCAGTcctgatgaaagaaatggaagaatgcCAGTGGTATGCAATGTTTTATGAAAAGCATTGGGTGGGCTTACTTGAAGATGCAGACTGGttgtgaaaatgtttaaaatcttttcagAAAGTAAAGCAATGGTATCTGTAGAGATTTGGGCTATTCCTGCACTCGGctcatcttcagtttcttgagATACTTTCTTTCAgcgtcctatcttttgccttttcatactgttcacggggttctcaaggcgagaatattgacgtggtttgccattcccttctccagtggaccacgttttgtcagaactctccaccatgacctgtctgtcttgggtggccctgatgctgggaaagattgaaggtgggaggagaaggggacaacagaggatgagatggttggatggcatcaccgacatgagtttgagtaaactctgagagttggtgatggacagggaagcctggcgtgctgcagtccatgggggtcacaaacagttggacacgactgagcgactgacctgaactgagatACTTTCTCGTTATTTGTTGCCTCGTTCTCTTAAAAGTGTGATAAGCCTAGACTCAAGGCTGTGTCcctgagaagaaaaatgaaggtaAAACTTCGGTTTTTCAGAAAGTTGAGACCCTTGACTATCTCCATTTGGAGAAAAACATTTCAGAGGATTTTCTGAGCTGACTTTCTATATTGATCTTAAAATTGTCCAGACTTGTTACAAAGAACCTGCATTTGGCTTCTGCATCATTATCTCTAGTCAAAAATCGTGTCATATCATCAGTAGTTTCATCATTTTCAAGAAAGTGAAACTTTACTCATCTACGTCTCTAACTGGAAATCCAGCTCCCAGATTTTATTTCCTAGTAGCTGCTACTACattgaattttcacttttaattttcatcttttttccacTAAGCACTACTTGTAAAACATAGTAGAGAGCCAGTTCTTTCACTGACTTCCGATCTTGGTCTTTCTCCTAGCCCACTGGAGGTAGGTTCACAGACACTCCAGTTGTAGGTGGAAGACTAGGCATCAGGACAGAGACGATGCTTGCAGGCCTACCTACTACCACTCACGCGCTGCGCTCTCAGGGATATGCTTCCTGGGCCTCAGTCACCTTGTCTGTAAAAGAGAGACCAGTACTGCCTGCCCCAGTCCCTTCACAGGGCTGTCAGGAAGATCAAACACGAAGGTGGATTTACACACATCCTGGAAAGCCATTGTTACTGTGATGTGATCCACTTTCCCTCATttcaggggggtgggggtgggggctcatAAAGTTCCTGTTAATGAAATTAGGTCCTATTAATCAGAAGTTAACCGGAGCCCTCAAGACACTCAGCTCAGTCACAGCTTCTTTCGCACTCTGATTGACCTCAGGGCTCTTGACAGATCATTTCCACCCCACTCTTTGCTGGCACCAGCTCGTCTCCACTGGTCTTAAGTACTTGAGAAATAGCCAGCTCTCACACATGAAGCCATTTCTGGTTTCTGTGGTGTCCTGGCTGCATACTTCCTCCTTCCCGGGCCGAGTAACACTTGGAACCACGGACCCTGTCCCCTGCCCAGCCCAACTGAAAAAGGAGGAAATCATGAGCTCTGTACAATGGGATAGAACACCCAAAACCAGAGTCATTTAGGTCAGATCTTCATTTTGCAACTGAGTAAAATGGGGTCCAGAAAggtaaagtgacttgcccaaggtcaccataAAGTTGGTGAATGGCCCAGCCCAGGCCAAGCTGTTGACCACACACCTGCTGTTCATTTTGCTCCATTCCCAAGAAGGCAAACGGAAAAGAGAGCCAATGGCCAGGTAGATGAATGGTCAACAGTCCAGGGAGCCTGTGCCCACCAGAGAGGAGGCTTTGATAGGATTAAAACAGGGAAGGAGtatggggggggcggggaggaaagaataatggagggAAAAGaccaaggggagagagagaatggtgGGGTTAAGACAAGAAGAATCCAGAGGCTGCCACAGGTGCTGGGTGCTGTATTTTATTTACACCCTGCGCCTGGAGTGCTTCCTGCAGCACTGTCTCTGAAACTATTTAGACAGTAACAACTGCAACCCACCCTGGTCTTCATTCAGATAATCCTTACAGCAACAGCTTACCTGTTGCAGTGTTATTCTACAACAAATAGGAACTGCCAAACAAGGGGACAGTCATACCAATTTCTCCTTCATTCAAACTGAAAGACTGGGAGGCCCCCAAACATATGCGACTGTCACCCACACTGAAATAGATGCATTCAGAGGGCACCCACATTTTCTAGTgcccaatttattttttttttctggctctatTAAGGGGTGAGCAGCTCCTTCATAGGAAAGGCAGCCTACTGTGATTTGGTAATTAAATTAGGGGAAAGGAAACGGTTAGAAGGAAAGGAAGTAATTTGATGAGATGAAaatggcggggcgggggggggggggcggtgggagcAGAGAAGGAGAACCATCCACTGGAAAGCACCTTGGGAAGGGAAGAGATGCCCCGTACAGAAGTCCCTTTCCCCTCACTGCCTCAGAGGTCGGCCAGCGACATCCAAGCCCCCTCATTCAAGTCCCCTCCTAGGTCGCTTTTCTTTTAGTTAACACCACTCTAGAATCTGAAAACCTTTGTCCAGAAAGGACCGTAATGGTTATCCGGTCTAACCAGCGTCTTGTGCTTGCAAACAGGCGGAGCGGCCAGGGATGCTGAGGCTCCAAGCCACTAAGGGCAGTGAAAGTTTCAGGGTGCCGGCTCGGCTCCCTGGATCACAGATCCTGTCGCTCAAAGATCTCAACTGGCTTCGCACTCTCgctcctcccccccaccccccgccacaaCGGTGGGTCTCTCAggatgaaaagcagagaaatccgCGAGCCGCCCGCCAGAGGAAGAGCCCAGAACTGGAGTCACAGGTACGAGAGAAAAGCGTGTGAGAAACTTGGGACAAGTAGTCTCCGGCACCTGTCCCCGGTGCTCTCTCTCCGCCTTCTGCCCCAGGGCAGCGATAGGAGCGCGCGCCACGGCTTAAAACTTTTCCTAACTTTAGCCTCCGGCTACCCGCGCAGTCCTGCCGCCCCGCGCTCCGGGGTGGGCAGGGCGACCCCCAGCGGCCGCGCCCGCGACCCCGGCTCGCCCATTCCTTCCCCATTCATTCCGTTCCGCCCCTGCGGCAGCCGCTCCGCGAGCCCCGGCCTCCGTGCGTCTCGGGAAAGCTGGGCTCGGGAGTAGCAAGTGCCGGCGCACCGAGCCAGGGATGGAGCCGGCTGGCGAGCCCGATTGGCTCGGCCACTGAGTACTCACCGATCTGAGCACCTCGATCGCCCCCGGGGAGTAAGTAAACGAGAGGGCGGCGAGGAGCTGTGCTCCGACGCCAGCGGACGACCTCTCAGTTGCCAGGAACGTTTCGCGCCCCAAATCAAAAGAGAAAGTTCTTTGCGAGAAAGTTTCTAAAGCGCGGAAGAGCAGCGGTGGTTGGGAGAGAGATTCAGCCAGAGTTCTTTCCAAGCTGGAGGCTGCGGCGCAAGTGCCGGGGGAGTGGGCGCGGGGGTCGGGGACTGGTTACTAGATGGGCGCAAAGATAAAGCAAGCCACCCTCGCCGCGCTCACCTCCTGTATCCACTCGGGGCGGCCAGGGTCCGGAGGGCGGGCAGGGTCGGGGTGGGGtcgggctggctggctggctgcggGGTCGGATGGCGAGCACAGAGGGGCTCACGACCGGCGCGCGGGCTGGCGGGTCCGCTGGGACGGCGGCGCAGGGTGAGCGCTGTGCGGTGCGCGCCTCTCTGCGTGCGACTGTGGCTGGCAGCGCGTTGCATCACCCGTTTTATAGCCCTCGGGCTGGCGGCGCGCCCAATACTCTGGGTTACCAATCCCAGGCTGACGTAATGCTATTAATAGCTTCCCCGGCGAACCAGCAGAACTAGGCTGGGCCGGAGGACGGGAGGGGtgagcggggggcgggggggaggggccaacgaggaggaggggagaaggggcacCGGTGATGCAAGCTCGGGGAGGAGCCGGCCGCGGCGAGTTCTCCTGGGACGCACGCACCCGCCCGCCCTCTCGCTCCATATCAGGACCGGAGCCGCCCGGGCTGGCCGCCAGATGTGCGTACTCCAGGCATGAGCCAATGGTGCCCAAGCCAGCGGCATGACTCCACCGCGCTGGCATCTCTCCCTCCGCtaggctggggaggtggggggtgggggggggcggtgaggTTGGAGAGGTGGGTCCTGGACGCTGCCCAGACTAGGTGAGACTGGGAAGCTAGAAACGACCTTTCTCTAAAATGCGTGGTCATTTTCTGGAGCTTCGGGAAAGTACACCCACCCTCCTCTTCCGCTTCCCCGTCGAAAGCCTCCTTTTCAAGTAGGGGACGGGGTACGAAGAGGAGTGTCATTTCCCCAGTGTGGAAGAAGAGCTCAGAGGCACCCTACGGTGAATCCACACCGTTACCGCCGGGGGCGACCTCTGCGGCCGGGACCGTGAGAAGACTTGTCAGCGATCGGCGGGCACGGTGCGCCCACGCCCGGGGCTCGCGCACATCCCACGTGGGCGCACACGCGGAACCGCCTCCCGGCGGCTTGGGAACCCGACGCTGAGGCCAGGGCGAGCGGCAgggagatatttttttttttttaacagccacAAAGCGTTTGAAATTGACAGTGAAACGAACAAGCCAGTGAAAAGATGAGCGACCTGGAAAAATCAGAGTCAACTCAGAGAAGGGCTAAAAGTAAGGTTGAAGCCTAGAGACTAGAAGGAGAAGTAAAGAGAAGGTGCTTTGGTCTccgcgggccgggccgggcgcgGGTCGCCCGGCTTTCTGGCAATGTTGCTGGAAAATACACCTTCGGCTTTCGCGTGTTTTACTGCGCCCAGAGAGGATCGCGCGGGGACGGGACCGCCGGGGCTGGAGACGCATTAACCGCATAGCAAATTAGGCCCCGTAGCAGAAATCCTTTTCTCCCTAAagtcggggcggggggcgggatcTCGCGGCCCAGACTCGAGCCGAGTCTTCATTAGAACTGGATCTGAATCTTAAAATCGAGCTTCCAGTTCTGATTCCCCGAGCCCAGCTGTCTAGGACCAGAGACCTTCTCAACTGCTCATGGACGAATGTGGGTGGACGCGACTGTGGCCAGCTCTGGTTGGcacctgtgggagagggagacccGCGCGCCCGTGGGGTTGAGGGGTACCTGCTTCCACCTGCCTTTAGACAGAGAGACGGTCCAGGGTTCTAGTGTGGCAATTTGGGCTAGGAACTAAAAGGCTCTGGGAGCCCAGATCTCTCCCACAGCCCCGCCCCACTCGGCTGTTAACAGCCGTCAAGGAAGggcctctctgtgtctgtctccctctcttaCACACACAGTCCCGCACCCTCGAGGGCTCGGCCCGTCTCCCCGGCCTCTCCGATTGCCCAGCGGCCTGGGATAGATACCCTCAGAGCTATAGGTAAAGGTGAGTCCCCAGCACCCTGATTCCCCTCCCCAGAACCCGAGCCTCATCGGGACACACACCCGCCCCACAAGCTTCGGGGCCCAGGACCCCGCGGAGAGCGGCCTTGGAAGTCATCCCGCAcccaactcccaccccaccctcgccCCCGGCCCGTCGGGTAGCCTGGAGGTCCTACGCAGGGTCCTAGAGGATGC
The sequence above is a segment of the Ovis aries strain OAR_USU_Benz2616 breed Rambouillet chromosome 12, ARS-UI_Ramb_v3.0, whole genome shotgun sequence genome. Coding sequences within it:
- the ATF3 gene encoding cyclic AMP-dependent transcription factor ATF-3 isoform X3, whose product is MPRRNPPLNRVFRSSLRIFGTHLKIKMMLQHPGQVSASEVSASAIVPCLSPPGSLVFEDFANLTPFVKEELRFAIQNKHLCHRMSSALDSVTVSGRPLEMSVTKAEVAPEEDERKKRRRERNKIAAAKCRNKKKEKTECLQKVSACLPRPSRHSHLAPLTSRPTLPVSSLTPGPSDLTVPCGEEFERLHPEVLSQEGPGSWWQKCQLQNKEVVKLIVR
- the ATF3 gene encoding cyclic AMP-dependent transcription factor ATF-3 isoform X4 → MPRRNPPLNRVFRSSLRIFGTHLKIKMMLQHPGQVSASEVSASAIVPCLSPPGSLVFEDFANLTPFVKEELRFAIQNKHLCHRMSSALDSVTVSGRPLEMSVTKAEVAPEEDERKKRRRERNKIAAAKCRNKKKEKTECLQKESEKLESVNAELKAQIEELKNEKQHLIYMLNLHRPTCIVRAQNGRTPEDERNLFIQQIKEGTLQS
- the ATF3 gene encoding cyclic AMP-dependent transcription factor ATF-3 isoform X1, which codes for MMLQHPGQVSASEVSASAIVPCLSPPGSLVFEDFANLTPFVKEELRFAIQNKHLCHRMSSALDSVTVSGRPLEMSVTKAEVAPEEDERKKRRRERNKIAAAKCRNKKKEKTECLQKVSACLPRPSRHSHLAPLTSRPTLPVSSLTPGPSDLTVPCGEEFERLHPEVLSQEGPGSWWQKCQLQNKEVVKLIVR
- the ATF3 gene encoding cyclic AMP-dependent transcription factor ATF-3 isoform X2, translating into MMLQHPGQVSASEVSASAIVPCLSPPGSLVFEDFANLTPFVKEELRFAIQNKHLCHRMSSALDSVTVSGRPLEMSVTKAEVAPEEDERKKRRRERNKIAAAKCRNKKKEKTECLQKESEKLESVNAELKAQIEELKNEKQHLIYMLNLHRPTCIVRAQNGRTPEDERNLFIQQIKEGTLQS